The genome window ACTCCAGAACCGCCTTGGTCAGCTGCTGCAGCAGCCCGCCCTCGCCGGTCAGCTGCAGCCCCTTACTGCGGGCCTGCCCGACGAGCTGGTCGATCAGCTTCTGCTCGACCGTCGCGGCCTCCGGCGACGGATCCGCCTGGTCATCGGCGGCAACGAACTCGGTCACGGTGTCAGTCACTTGATGTCTCTTCCATGATCATCAATTACACCGGTGAGCGTACAGACCCCCCCGGAGGGTCTGCCCGGAGCCGAAGCCCTCTTCGCCGACAGAGTCCCCAAGGGCTTCAGCAAGACGATGCTGCGCCACGACCGAGCGCCTCAACTCCCGACGAATCCCCAGGCCGAAGTGCTGTACCCGCAGGCCGTCTCCACCCAGCACCTGCAGCACATTTACGTCCTCACTGACGAAGATGCAGCGAACGCTGAGGCCATTGTCAGCGCCAGCGGACATGATGAGGTCGACATCTCCGTCGACCCGATCATGTTCGGCAGGTAAGGACTACGGTGAGCGCCATGCAATGGGAGGCAGTACGCGCCTCAGCCCAGTGGGCGGCGTACGGAGACGCACTCGGCTTCATCACCGAACTGACCGACACCGCAGGAGTACGACGCCGCATCGGACATGATGAAGTCACCACCACCGTCCCCTGGAAAAGGCGCATCGGAGGACGTTACGGACGCGACATGCCCCTGCCAGCGGGCGCGTACTCCGATGACACCCAGCTCCGTCTCGCCACGTCCCGCGCCATTCGCGGAGACGGAGAATTCGACGCCGAGGCATTCGCGAAGATCGAAGTCGTCGCCTGGCAGGCCTACGCCCTCGGGGCCGGCCGCGGCACCAAAGCAGCAGCCACAGGCTTGATGCGGGTCGAGGCCAAGTGGTCGCAGAACATCTTCGCCACCAAAGCCGCCCGCTACGTCGACATCGGCGGCAACGGCGCAGCCATGCGTATCCAGCCGCACGTCTGGTCCGCACGGGACCTCACCAACTGGGACCACATCACCCGCGACGTCGTACGCAACGCAGTCAGCACCCACGGCCACCCCCGAGGCATCCTCGGCGCCGTCCTACACGCCGTCCTGCTGGCCCATACCCTGGACGCCAACGAACTCCCGGGTCCCAAGCAATGGCGCCCCGCCATCGACTGGCTCGAGCAGGTACCGGACGTCATCGCAAGAGACGACG of Streptomyces phaeolivaceus contains these proteins:
- a CDS encoding DarT ssDNA thymidine ADP-ribosyltransferase family protein; the protein is MSVQTPPEGLPGAEALFADRVPKGFSKTMLRHDRAPQLPTNPQAEVLYPQAVSTQHLQHIYVLTDEDAANAEAIVSASGHDEVDISVDPIMFGR